From Haloterrigena alkaliphila, one genomic window encodes:
- a CDS encoding proton-conducting transporter membrane subunit encodes MVADVRPLAAVLVSAVAIVLIIASHRRPNVREGWSVLAALGKFGIVASMLPAVLSGTVYTWSLEEALGVQFLPGVDFALRADPLGIFFALLASFLWIFTSFYAAGYMRGLDEHAQTRFFASFAASLSAAVGIAFAANLVTIFIFYELLSLVTYPLVAHNEDSEARIAGRKYLTYTFFGGGVFLLAGTVMVYWLTASVEGGATVAFETGGMEALATAAQAEPGFAQAAFFLLIAGFGVKAALMPLHSWLADAMVAPTPVSGLLHAVAVVKSGAFGVARVILDVYGPGLIRDLPLEVPGIGEVGLNIPVAIVAAFTLTAASIIAMRKDHLKRRLAYSTTAQLSYIVLGLSMLHPYAMLGALFHIPAHAFAKLTLFFCAGAIHVETHTDYISDMAGIGKRMPLTLSAFTIGAAGMAGLPPIAGFVSKFYMLIGSGYMGGEYWIFAGALLLSGVLNIAYFWPVVYTAFFESENRHGAKPVLEFPRGGIFESYGTTAQSQRERAATDGGSSSADRSGSESESESDPAESNSAPAETSDVDADGGDEANEDYEYAVDQYPSDADVPQDDHVSAVDHHGDHDDHLTGGPPADGWERHSPFGESTWLMLAPIAVIATGAVVLGVGPDYAVFLELATRIVEGVFGVESFEQLRGLSLEEALEVVGE; translated from the coding sequence ATGGTTGCAGACGTACGACCGCTCGCCGCCGTGTTGGTCTCGGCGGTCGCGATCGTCCTGATTATCGCGTCGCATCGCCGGCCGAACGTCCGCGAGGGATGGTCCGTGCTGGCCGCCCTCGGGAAGTTCGGCATCGTCGCCAGCATGCTCCCCGCGGTGCTGTCGGGCACCGTCTACACGTGGAGCTTAGAGGAAGCCCTCGGCGTTCAGTTCCTCCCGGGCGTCGACTTCGCCCTGCGGGCCGATCCGCTGGGGATCTTCTTCGCGCTGCTGGCGAGTTTCCTCTGGATCTTCACGTCCTTCTACGCGGCCGGCTACATGCGCGGCCTCGACGAGCACGCCCAGACGCGATTCTTCGCCTCGTTCGCGGCGAGCCTCTCGGCCGCCGTGGGAATCGCCTTCGCCGCGAACCTGGTGACGATCTTCATCTTCTACGAGTTGCTGTCGCTGGTCACCTACCCGCTGGTCGCGCACAACGAGGACAGCGAGGCGCGTATCGCGGGCCGGAAGTACCTCACCTACACGTTCTTCGGCGGCGGGGTCTTCCTGCTCGCGGGCACCGTCATGGTCTACTGGCTCACCGCGTCCGTCGAGGGCGGCGCGACGGTGGCCTTCGAGACGGGCGGGATGGAGGCGCTCGCGACGGCCGCGCAGGCCGAACCCGGCTTCGCGCAGGCGGCCTTCTTCCTGCTGATCGCCGGCTTCGGCGTCAAGGCCGCGCTGATGCCCCTGCACTCGTGGCTCGCGGACGCGATGGTCGCGCCGACGCCCGTCTCCGGACTGCTCCACGCCGTCGCGGTCGTCAAGTCCGGCGCGTTCGGCGTCGCGCGGGTCATCCTCGACGTCTACGGCCCCGGCCTGATCCGCGACCTCCCTCTCGAGGTGCCCGGAATCGGCGAGGTCGGCCTCAACATTCCCGTCGCCATCGTCGCGGCGTTCACGCTGACCGCGGCGAGCATCATCGCGATGCGCAAGGACCACCTCAAGCGCCGCCTCGCGTACTCGACGACGGCACAGCTGTCGTACATCGTGCTCGGGCTCTCGATGCTCCACCCCTACGCGATGCTCGGCGCGCTCTTTCACATCCCCGCCCACGCGTTCGCGAAGCTCACCCTGTTCTTCTGCGCGGGGGCGATCCACGTCGAGACCCACACCGACTACATCAGCGACATGGCCGGCATCGGGAAGCGGATGCCGCTGACGCTGTCCGCGTTCACGATCGGCGCGGCCGGGATGGCCGGGCTGCCGCCGATCGCCGGCTTCGTCAGCAAGTTCTACATGCTGATCGGCTCCGGCTACATGGGCGGCGAGTACTGGATCTTCGCCGGGGCGCTGCTCCTTTCGGGCGTGCTCAACATCGCCTACTTCTGGCCGGTCGTCTACACCGCCTTCTTCGAGAGCGAGAACCGTCACGGCGCGAAACCGGTCCTCGAGTTCCCCCGCGGCGGGATCTTCGAGTCCTACGGCACGACCGCCCAGAGCCAGCGGGAACGCGCGGCCACGGACGGCGGCTCCTCTTCGGCCGATCGCTCTGGATCGGAATCCGAGTCGGAATCGGACCCCGCGGAATCGAACTCGGCTCCGGCGGAGACGAGTGACGTGGACGCGGACGGCGGCGACGAAGCCAACGAGGACTACGAGTACGCCGTCGACCAGTACCCGAGCGACGCCGATGTCCCGCAGGACGACCACGTCAGCGCCGTCGACCACCACGGCGACCACGACGACCACCTCACCGGCGGGCCGCCGGCCGACGGCTGGGAGCGTCACTCGCCGTTCGGCGAGAGCACGTGGCTCATGCTGGCGCCGATCGCCGTCATCGCGACCGGCGCCGTCGTCCTCGGCGTCGGCCCCGACTACGCCGTCTTCCTCGAGCTCGCGACCCGCATCGTCGAGGGCGTCTTCGGCGTCGAGTCGTTCGAGCAACTGCGGGGACTCTCCCTCGAGGAGGCCCTGGAGGTGGTCGGCGAATGA
- a CDS encoding proton-conducting transporter membrane subunit → MSSVDLLLPLLIVAPILASVLPVALGLRYERAGWPVAAITTTGIFAGAVSLASAVFTEGGPVIHRLGNYPREYGIELVADGFSVPIVVLVTAVAAGVLAYTRLAGPRGNTFYSAYLLLTGGLIGISLTGDVFNLFVFLEISSLATYALVSSGDGPESAVAGLKYLILGTVAASMYLIGVGFLFMATGTLNMIELAAAIPEAEAQPLIRAAFAFVFVGFALKVAQWPLHTWQPDAYQQAPDGATPLIAALVSSASAYAFGRILVTVFGVDYLVSMPYASEIVVAVGCVSVLAGTTLAVVQRDVKRMLAYSSVSQFGLIVAAYGVVIHDATETALVGAAVHLVGHGLLKAGLFLAVGAIAVGYGARTVDEYAGLAKRRPVLAASMAVLLLVLVGVPPGVGFVGKWYIALGAVEAQLWPVAAVIFLSTMLTLAYTARLLEKMYFTPAPELETGHGHGPGAVATDGGDGNGDADADGDDSVDAAADDEPDDGAIETPLAAGVSYDPSGGPGRDGTGGRSSDPVSFGMVATVVLAAVIAVALGFAGGAFADVLEPFLTEVFN, encoded by the coding sequence ATGAGTAGCGTCGACCTGCTCCTCCCCCTGTTGATCGTCGCGCCCATCCTCGCCTCGGTGCTCCCGGTCGCGCTCGGCCTGCGCTACGAGCGCGCGGGCTGGCCCGTCGCCGCGATCACGACCACCGGCATCTTCGCCGGGGCCGTCTCCCTCGCGAGCGCCGTCTTCACCGAGGGCGGACCGGTAATTCACCGGCTCGGGAACTACCCCCGCGAGTACGGGATCGAACTCGTCGCCGACGGGTTCTCGGTGCCGATCGTCGTCCTCGTGACCGCCGTCGCCGCGGGCGTCCTCGCGTACACGCGCCTCGCGGGCCCGCGCGGGAACACGTTCTACAGCGCCTACCTGCTGCTGACCGGCGGCCTGATCGGCATCTCGCTGACCGGCGACGTCTTCAACCTGTTCGTCTTCCTCGAGATCTCGAGTCTCGCCACCTACGCGCTGGTCTCGAGCGGCGACGGCCCCGAGTCGGCGGTCGCCGGCCTGAAGTACCTCATTCTTGGGACCGTCGCCGCCTCGATGTACCTGATCGGCGTCGGCTTCCTCTTCATGGCGACGGGGACGCTCAACATGATCGAACTCGCCGCGGCGATTCCGGAGGCCGAGGCCCAGCCCCTGATCCGGGCTGCGTTCGCCTTCGTCTTCGTCGGCTTCGCGCTCAAGGTTGCCCAGTGGCCCCTCCACACCTGGCAGCCCGACGCCTACCAGCAGGCGCCCGACGGCGCCACGCCGCTGATCGCGGCGCTGGTCTCGTCCGCCTCGGCCTACGCGTTCGGCCGGATCCTGGTCACCGTCTTCGGCGTCGACTACCTCGTCTCGATGCCCTACGCCTCGGAAATCGTCGTCGCCGTCGGCTGCGTGAGCGTGCTCGCCGGAACCACGCTCGCGGTCGTCCAGCGCGACGTCAAGCGGATGCTCGCGTACTCGTCGGTCTCCCAGTTCGGGCTGATCGTCGCCGCCTACGGCGTCGTCATTCACGACGCCACGGAGACGGCGCTGGTCGGCGCCGCCGTCCACCTCGTCGGCCACGGCCTGCTCAAGGCCGGACTCTTCCTCGCGGTCGGCGCCATCGCCGTCGGCTACGGGGCTCGCACGGTCGACGAGTACGCCGGCCTCGCGAAGCGCCGCCCTGTCCTCGCCGCGTCGATGGCCGTCCTGCTCCTCGTGCTGGTCGGCGTCCCGCCGGGCGTCGGCTTCGTCGGCAAGTGGTACATCGCCCTCGGCGCCGTCGAAGCGCAACTGTGGCCCGTCGCAGCAGTGATCTTCCTCAGTACGATGCTCACCCTCGCCTACACCGCCCGCCTGCTCGAGAAGATGTACTTCACGCCCGCCCCGGAACTCGAGACGGGTCACGGACACGGGCCGGGAGCGGTCGCGACCGACGGCGGTGACGGTAACGGTGACGCAGACGCAGACGGGGACGATTCCGTCGACGCGGCGGCCGACGACGAACCCGACGACGGCGCGATCGAGACCCCGCTCGCAGCCGGCGTCTCGTACGACCCCTCCGGCGGTCCCGGTCGCGACGGCACCGGGGGGCGGTCGTCCGATCCGGTCTCGTTCGGCATGGTCGCGACGGTCGTTCTCGCGGCCGTGATCGCCGTCGCGCTCGGCTTCGCGGGCGGCGCGTTCGCCGACGTTCTCGAGCCGTTCCTCACGGAGGTGTTCAACTGA
- a CDS encoding cation:proton antiporter subunit C translates to MIELLANRYAYLLLFVLLGIGIYMIIANENLVKKLIGVNLFQTAIFLFFIAMAYVEGGAAPIVPNEGSEVASPLPQVIVLTAIVVGIAMTAVGLSLIIRIYSEYGTLREDTLREVRADE, encoded by the coding sequence ATGATTGAACTCCTCGCGAACCGCTACGCCTACCTGCTGCTGTTCGTGCTGCTGGGGATCGGGATCTACATGATCATCGCCAACGAGAACCTCGTGAAGAAGCTGATCGGCGTCAACCTCTTTCAGACCGCGATCTTCCTGTTCTTCATCGCGATGGCCTACGTCGAGGGCGGGGCCGCGCCGATCGTCCCCAACGAGGGGAGCGAGGTCGCGAGTCCGCTGCCCCAGGTCATCGTGCTGACCGCCATCGTCGTCGGGATCGCCATGACGGCGGTCGGCCTCTCGCTGATCATTCGCATCTACTCGGAGTACGGGACGCTCCGCGAGGACACCCTGCGGGAGGTGCGTGCCGATGAGTAG
- a CDS encoding MnhB domain-containing protein — protein MSDSFDDTYTESQVIMTTVKVIAPFTLTYGMFMVLHGADTPGGSFQGGAIVGVTVLMLAFAFGIDPTREWLRNSFLVGLVTGGVAIFASIGLATMLMGGNFLEYDRFYDVLGIKGKWGMEAIEIGGIALIVSGVVITLFFAMAAGFTPERRSGGESLEATRTRAGALDGTDAEVSDDD, from the coding sequence ATGTCCGACTCCTTCGACGACACCTACACCGAGAGTCAGGTCATCATGACGACCGTGAAGGTCATCGCCCCGTTCACGCTCACCTACGGCATGTTCATGGTGCTCCACGGAGCCGATACCCCCGGCGGGAGCTTCCAGGGCGGCGCCATCGTCGGCGTCACCGTCCTCATGCTCGCCTTCGCGTTCGGGATCGATCCGACCCGCGAGTGGCTCCGCAACTCGTTCCTCGTCGGTCTCGTCACCGGCGGGGTCGCCATCTTCGCGAGCATCGGGCTGGCGACGATGCTGATGGGCGGCAACTTCCTCGAGTACGACCGGTTCTACGACGTGCTCGGGATCAAGGGCAAGTGGGGGATGGAGGCCATCGAGATCGGCGGCATCGCGCTGATCGTCTCGGGGGTCGTCATCACCCTCTTCTTCGCGATGGCCGCCGGCTTCACGCCCGAGCGCCGGAGCGGCGGCGAGTCGCTCGAGGCGACGCGGACGCGAGCGGGCGCGCTCGACGGTACCGACGCGGAGGTGAGCGACGATGATTGA
- a CDS encoding DUF4040 domain-containing protein, with protein MSAFAYVLAVFILATAVTTALFRDVLSAIIVFGAYSLGMAILYTFLLAPDVAMTEAAIGAGVTTILLLLTIARTSRPTTDRLVEQIDVPAVAVVGAFVIVLATLVLPEMYAVGDPTAPVWSNEAVTQHYIEEAYEQTGVHNAVTAVLAAYRGFDTFGEAVVVFAAGVSTLLVLKREVFA; from the coding sequence ATGAGCGCCTTCGCCTACGTGCTGGCCGTCTTCATTCTCGCGACGGCGGTGACGACGGCGCTGTTCCGGGACGTGCTGTCGGCGATCATCGTTTTCGGGGCCTACAGCCTCGGGATGGCCATCCTCTACACGTTCCTGCTGGCGCCCGACGTGGCCATGACCGAGGCCGCCATCGGCGCCGGCGTGACGACGATCCTGCTGTTGCTCACGATCGCGCGGACGAGTCGGCCGACGACCGACCGTCTGGTCGAGCAAATCGACGTCCCGGCGGTCGCCGTCGTGGGCGCGTTCGTGATCGTTCTCGCGACGCTCGTGTTGCCGGAGATGTACGCCGTCGGCGACCCGACGGCGCCCGTCTGGTCGAACGAGGCGGTCACCCAGCACTACATCGAGGAGGCGTACGAACAGACCGGCGTCCACAACGCCGTCACCGCCGTCCTCGCCGCCTACCGCGGCTTCGACACCTTCGGCGAGGCGGTCGTCGTCTTCGCCGCCGGCGTCTCCACGCTGCTCGTCCTGAAACGCGAGGTGTTCGCCTGA
- the mnhG gene encoding monovalent cation/H(+) antiporter subunit G: MIEPVALQSTLETARFWGVVVLLGLGVLFTLVSAVGIVRLPDIYARAHTASQTDTLGAGFALAGVALALGWQHATVYTVLLLFFVFVTNPTAAHAIARSAAETGVEPILGEEPGDETAAADTVADGDADTMPDGDADAAADGGERR; the protein is encoded by the coding sequence GTGATCGAACCGGTCGCGCTCCAGTCGACGCTCGAGACGGCCCGCTTCTGGGGGGTCGTCGTCCTCCTCGGACTCGGCGTGCTCTTCACGTTGGTCTCCGCCGTGGGGATCGTCCGCCTGCCGGACATCTACGCGCGGGCTCACACGGCCTCCCAGACCGACACGCTCGGGGCCGGGTTCGCCCTCGCGGGCGTCGCGCTCGCGCTGGGCTGGCAGCACGCGACGGTCTACACCGTCCTCTTGCTGTTCTTCGTGTTCGTCACGAACCCGACCGCGGCCCACGCGATCGCCCGCTCGGCCGCCGAGACGGGCGTCGAGCCGATCCTCGGGGAGGAACCCGGCGACGAAACGGCCGCCGCGGACACGGTGGCCGACGGGGACGCGGACACGATGCCCGACGGAGACGCGGACGCGGCGGCCGACGGGGGTGAGCGCCGATGA
- a CDS encoding cation:proton antiporter, whose translation MTPESLGFGLEDVFLATAALFVVLAIVMFYRAVVGPTTQDRLLAVNVLGTNTVVVLALLAAALDEPWFLDVALIYALLNFLMSIAISKFTVDRGGVL comes from the coding sequence GTGACGCCCGAGTCGCTCGGGTTCGGCCTCGAGGACGTCTTCCTCGCGACGGCGGCGCTGTTCGTCGTCCTCGCGATCGTGATGTTCTACCGCGCGGTCGTCGGGCCGACGACCCAGGACCGCCTGCTGGCGGTCAACGTCCTCGGGACGAACACGGTCGTCGTTCTGGCCCTGCTGGCGGCGGCGCTCGACGAGCCGTGGTTCCTCGACGTGGCGCTGATCTACGCCCTGCTGAACTTCCTGATGTCGATCGCCATCTCGAAGTTCACCGTCGATCGGGGTGGTGTGCTGTGA
- a CDS encoding monovalent cation/H+ antiporter subunit E, producing MAGERVLVPLSDTVTVRQTVSYAVRSGLERADSLECHLVIALPYDVDLPEGQRLNDEAEDLLARAENWVEEDASGADVTVETAVLGTDEYLFGPRDYAEIFRTYVDDHGIDRLVLDPEYSPGVTAPMLQPLERELESVGVAYDEAPVERAARHGRLRSRTESFDRLFATFCISYGFFLLLGDPTYWFDLVTGAAVAGIVAVSLAHVTFSVPLDRVQSPLRAIRFVFYIPYLIWEIIKANLAVSAVILRPSMPIEPSLTRVNTRVRSGIPLLALANSITLTPGTLTVRANDQQLLVHTLIPAAREDLFDGGLERAIRFVFYGRESAAIPSPRERDDAEIVGGDEL from the coding sequence GTGGCGGGTGAACGAGTGCTCGTACCGCTGTCGGACACGGTGACCGTCCGGCAGACGGTGAGCTACGCGGTCCGGTCGGGGCTCGAGCGCGCCGACTCCCTCGAGTGTCATCTGGTGATCGCACTCCCCTACGACGTCGACCTGCCCGAAGGGCAGCGGCTGAACGACGAGGCCGAGGATCTGCTCGCGCGGGCGGAAAACTGGGTCGAGGAGGACGCCAGCGGGGCCGACGTGACGGTCGAGACGGCCGTCCTCGGGACCGACGAGTACCTCTTCGGCCCTCGGGATTACGCCGAGATCTTTCGGACGTACGTCGACGACCACGGGATCGATCGCCTCGTGCTCGATCCGGAGTACAGCCCCGGCGTCACCGCGCCGATGCTCCAGCCCCTCGAGCGCGAACTCGAGTCGGTCGGCGTCGCCTACGACGAGGCGCCGGTCGAACGGGCGGCCAGACACGGCCGCCTGCGCTCCCGGACCGAGAGCTTCGACCGGCTGTTCGCGACGTTCTGCATCTCGTACGGCTTCTTCCTCCTGCTCGGGGATCCGACCTACTGGTTCGATCTCGTCACCGGGGCGGCCGTCGCCGGCATCGTCGCCGTCTCGCTCGCCCACGTCACGTTCTCGGTGCCGCTGGATCGCGTCCAGTCTCCGCTGCGAGCGATCAGATTCGTTTTCTACATCCCGTATCTCATCTGGGAGATCATCAAGGCGAACCTCGCCGTCTCGGCCGTGATCCTCCGGCCGTCGATGCCGATCGAGCCGTCGTTGACCAGAGTCAACACGCGGGTCCGCAGCGGTATTCCGCTGCTCGCGCTGGCCAACAGCATCACGCTCACGCCGGGGACGCTGACGGTCCGGGCCAACGACCAGCAGTTGCTCGTCCACACGCTGATTCCCGCCGCGCGCGAGGACCTCTTCGACGGCGGCTTGGAGCGCGCCATTCGGTTCGTCTTCTACGGCCGCGAGTCGGCCGCGATCCCCTCGCCGCGCGAGCGCGACGACGCCGAGATCGTCGGGGGTGACGAGCTGTGA
- a CDS encoding CbtB domain-containing protein, with amino-acid sequence MTAPNETVHDRIATVGTELTPTQLAAGVLFLAAVGFTLLFLQDPIAHDSMHNFRHAAGITCH; translated from the coding sequence ATGACGGCACCGAACGAGACCGTTCACGATCGCATCGCCACAGTGGGGACCGAACTGACGCCGACCCAGCTCGCGGCCGGCGTCCTGTTCCTCGCGGCCGTCGGCTTCACGCTGCTGTTCCTGCAGGATCCGATCGCGCACGATTCGATGCACAACTTCCGGCACGCGGCCGGTATCACCTGTCACTGA
- a CDS encoding CbtA family protein yields the protein MLRAYLERGILAGAIAGIAYGLYVALVANPLVAYVEGVGHDGGGHGHEAGHAHEHAHEAGEHAHAVTETTTALVSVGSGVLWGILLGGLFAVAFYLLEPALPGPRAIQAAVLAGAGYLTVSVAPWLVLPPAAPGAEQSLDPEPRLAIYAGMMVVGALVAAASVFGYDRTATRNRLVAVAVGAAPIVALVIVVPAAAPTITSHAGLPADLVLAYQGLAVLSQAALWLLVAGSFSWLLGYVEAGTDATRLEDELVADS from the coding sequence ATGCTTCGAGCCTACCTCGAGCGAGGGATCCTCGCCGGTGCGATCGCCGGGATCGCCTACGGGCTCTACGTGGCGCTGGTCGCGAACCCGCTGGTCGCGTACGTAGAGGGGGTCGGCCACGACGGCGGTGGACACGGCCACGAAGCCGGACACGCGCACGAACACGCCCACGAGGCCGGCGAACACGCACACGCCGTCACCGAGACGACGACCGCCCTCGTCAGCGTCGGGAGCGGCGTCCTCTGGGGGATCCTCCTCGGAGGACTGTTCGCCGTCGCCTTCTACCTGCTCGAACCGGCGCTGCCCGGCCCTCGAGCGATACAGGCAGCCGTCCTCGCCGGTGCGGGCTACCTCACGGTCTCGGTCGCGCCGTGGCTCGTCCTCCCGCCGGCGGCGCCGGGCGCCGAGCAGAGCCTCGATCCCGAACCCCGCCTCGCGATCTACGCGGGGATGATGGTCGTCGGCGCGCTCGTCGCCGCCGCGTCCGTCTTCGGGTACGACAGGACGGCGACCCGGAACCGACTCGTCGCCGTCGCCGTCGGAGCCGCACCGATCGTCGCGCTCGTAATCGTCGTCCCGGCCGCGGCGCCGACGATCACCAGCCACGCCGGCCTGCCCGCCGACCTCGTGCTGGCGTACCAGGGACTGGCCGTCCTGAGTCAGGCCGCGCTCTGGCTGCTCGTGGCGGGCAGTTTCAGCTGGCTGCTCGGCTACGTCGAGGCGGGCACCGACGCCACGCGCCTCGAGGACGAACTGGTCGCCGACTCATGA
- a CDS encoding (2Fe-2S) ferredoxin domain-containing protein, with the protein MKRRTDEQRDRLAAQVFVCTNERDSDYACCADVGGRETLEAVKSWLRERNAFWQPISVTETNCLGLCSEDGTAIAIQPRDEWYSDVRPADVPELLESEFGPDAERVGDAYDGRPVEGDPPADD; encoded by the coding sequence ATGAAGCGCCGTACCGACGAACAGCGCGACCGCCTCGCCGCGCAGGTGTTCGTCTGCACGAACGAGCGCGATTCCGACTACGCCTGCTGTGCCGACGTCGGCGGACGGGAAACGCTCGAGGCGGTCAAATCGTGGCTGCGCGAGCGCAACGCCTTCTGGCAGCCCATTTCGGTGACGGAGACGAACTGTCTCGGCCTCTGCAGCGAGGACGGCACCGCGATCGCGATTCAGCCGCGCGACGAGTGGTACTCCGACGTGCGACCCGCGGACGTCCCCGAACTGCTCGAGTCGGAGTTCGGCCCCGACGCCGAACGGGTCGGCGACGCGTACGACGGGCGGCCCGTCGAGGGCGACCCTCCTGCCGACGATTGA